In a single window of the Pithys albifrons albifrons isolate INPA30051 chromosome 19, PitAlb_v1, whole genome shotgun sequence genome:
- the SLC26A11 gene encoding sodium-independent sulfate anion transporter isoform X1 — translation MAPTAAPAAAAAAAGAAKGAAPAPASALAGLGRSSGRPGSSSARSHEAGPAAQIRPGRSRSPCGRSGQGRHRRSVPPRPRGGAAPVPLSPVRSSGRAMPRSRCPFPALPVLRWLPRYRRAWLPPDMLAGLAVALTAVPQALAYAELAGLPLQYGLYSSFMGCFVYFFLGTAKDVTLGPTAIMSLLVSSYAFHEPVYAVLLAFLSGCIQLAMGLLQLGFLLDFISCPVIKGFTSAASITISFNQIKNILGLQGIPRQFFLQVYETLRRIGETRAGDAVLGLTCLAALTALRAMKSHLPRAAPVEPLATRISYLIVWISATARNALVVLFAGLVAYSFQVMGSQPLTLTGSIPRGLPAFRPPCFSVATPNGTVPFQGMVQDMGVGLAVVPLMGLLESIAIAKAFASQNGYRIDPNQELLALGVANILGSFVSSYPITGSFGRWVAAGGANPSPEDSHWGCVVRGLCNILGGRLCRPQWVSGFISQSQQPTLVARLCVCPMATFSAIPVLCSPAVGWESLVFLPCVSSWWVSVFLDGVCGHSLAPTQPGNVALHFRTAVNAQSGVCTPVGGLLTGTLVLLSLAYLTSLFYYIPRAALAAVIISAVVPMFDAGIFRTLWRVKRLDLVPLCVTFLLCFWEVQYGIVAGVLVSGILLLYSIARPPIKVLEGNVLLMQPGSSLHFPAIEWLRDTVCSRALTAASPPRSVILDCCHISSIDYTVVVGLAELLQELHKHGLSLAFCGLKDPVLQVLLSADLEGFQHFPSREEAERCGGAEPWGSRAEPFTSTTESSGLIQ, via the exons ATGGCCCCGACAGCGGCACCggcagcggcggcagcagcagcgggaGCAGCAAAGGGAGCGGCACCAGCACCGGCGTCGGCACTAGCGGGGCTCGGCCGCTCCTCCGGACGCCCCGGCTCCTCCTCAGCCCGGTCACATGAGGCAGGCCCGGCCGCTCAGATCCGGCCCGGGCGGAGCCGCAGCCCCTGCGGGCGGAGCGGGCAGGGCAGACACCGCCGCTCTgtcccgccccggccccgcgggggAGCCGCTCCCGTCCCACTGTCCCCCGTGCGGAGCTCCGGCCGCGCCATGCCGCGGAGCCGCTGCCCGTTCCCGGCGCTGCCGGTGCTCCGTTGGCTGCCCCGGTACCGCCGGGCCTGGCTGCCGCCGGACATGCTGGCCGGGCTGGCCGTGGCACTGACCGCCGTGCCACAGGCGCTCGCCTACGCCGAGCTGGCCGGGCTGCCGCTGCAG TATGGCCTCTATTCCTCCTTCATGGGCTGCTTCGTCTACTTCTTCCTGGGCACTGCCAAGGACGTGACTCTGGGACCCACGGCCATCATGTCACTGCTCGTGTCCTCATATGCGTTCCATGAGCCTGTCTATGCTGTCCTGCTCGCCTTCCTCTctggctgcatccagctggccATGGGGCTCCTGCAGCTTG GATTCCTTCTGGATTTCATTTCCTGCCCTGTCATTAAAGGGTTCACATCGGCTGCATCCATCACCATTAGCTTCAACCAGATCAAG AacatcctggggctgcagggcatcCCGCGGCAGTTCTTCCTGCAGGTGTACGAGACGCTGCGGCGGATCGGGGAGACCAG ggctggggatgctgtgctggggctgacCTGCCTGGCTGCGCTGACAGCGCTCCGGGCCATGAAGAGCCACCTGCCCCGAGCTGCCCCTGTGGAGCCACTGGCCACTAGGATCAGCTACCTGATCGTCTGGATCTCTGCCACAG cacgCAACGCCCTCGTTGTCCTGTTCGCTGGCCTGGTTGCTTACTCCTTCCAGGTGATGGGCTCACAGCCCCTCACACTCACCGGCAGCATCCCACGGGGCCTGCCTGCCTTCCGGCCCCCATGCTTCTCCGTGGCAACCCCCAATGGCACAGTCCCCTTCCAGGGCATGGTGCAG GATATGGGGGTTGGGCTGGCTGTGGTCCCACTCATGGGCCTGCTGGAGAGCATCGCCATTGCGAAGGCTTTTG CCTCACAGAATGGTTACAGGATTGACCCcaaccaggagctgctggctctgg GTGTTGCCAACATTCTCGGCTCCTTCGTCTCATCGTATCCCATCACAGGCAGCTTCGGCCGGTGGGTGGCAGCAGGGGGAGCAAATCCCAGCCCAGAGGACAGTCACTGGGGCTGTGTGGTGAGGGGGCTCTGCAACATCTTGGGTGGAAGATTGTGCAGACCCCAGTGGGTCTCTGGGTTTATATCCCAGTCCCAGCAGCCCACCTTGGTGGCCAGGCTGTGCGTGTGTCCCATGGCCACCTTCTCTGCCATCCCGGTGCTCTGCAGTcctgctgtgggctgggagtCACTCGTGTTTCTTCCTTGTGTTTCTTCCTGGTGGGTCAGTGTTTTCCTGGATGGGgtgtgtgggcacagcctggccccCACACAGCCTGGGAATGTTGCTCTGCATTTCAGGACAGCGGTGAATGCGCAGTCAGGAGTCTGCACCCCCGTGGGAGGGCTCCTCACAG GCACTCTGGTCCTGCTCTCACTGGCCTACCTCACCTCGCTCTTCTACTACATCCCCAGGGCGGCGCTGGCCGCCGTCATCATCTCAGCCGTGGTGCCCATGTTTGACGCTGGGATCTTCAGGACACTCTGGCGGGTTAAGA GGCTGGATCTTGTGCCCCTCTGTGTGACgttcctgctctgcttctgggAGGTCCAGTATGGAATTGTGGCTGGGGTGCTGGTCTCAGGGATTCTGCTGCTCTACTCCATTGCTAGGCCCCCAATAAAG GTGTTGGAGGGGAACGTGCTTCTCATGCAGCCAGGGAGCAGCCTGCACTTCCCAGCCATCGAGTGGCTCCGGGACACTGTGTGCAGCCGTGCTCTGACAG cagcatctccaccaCGCTCTGTCATCCTGGACTGTTGCCACATCAGCAGCATTGATTACACAGTGGtggtggggctggcagagctgctgcaggagctgcacaagCACGGCCTCTCACTGGCCTTCTGTGGCCTGAAG GACCCTGTTCTCCAAGTCCTCCTGTCTGCAGACTTAGAAGGATTCCAGCATTTCCCCAGCCGGGAGGAAGCAG AGCGGTGTGGAGGAGCAGAGCcttggggcagcagagctgagcctttCACCAGCACCACAGAGAGCTCGGGGCTCATCCAGTGA
- the SLC26A11 gene encoding sodium-independent sulfate anion transporter isoform X2 — MAPTAAPAAAAAAAGAAKGAAPAPASALAGLGRSSGRPGSSSARSHEAGPAAQIRPGRSRSPCGRSGQGRHRRSVPPRPRGGAAPVPLSPVRSSGRAMPRSRCPFPALPVLRWLPRYRRAWLPPDMLAGLAVALTAVPQALAYAELAGLPLQYGLYSSFMGCFVYFFLGTAKDVTLGPTAIMSLLVSSYAFHEPVYAVLLAFLSGCIQLAMGLLQLGFLLDFISCPVIKGFTSAASITISFNQIKNILGLQGIPRQFFLQVYETLRRIGETRAGDAVLGLTCLAALTALRAMKSHLPRAAPVEPLATRISYLIVWISATARNALVVLFAGLVAYSFQVMGSQPLTLTGSIPRGLPAFRPPCFSVATPNGTVPFQGMVQDMGVGLAVVPLMGLLESIAIAKAFASQNGYRIDPNQELLALGVANILGSFVSSYPITGSFGRWVAAGGANPSPEDSHWGCVVRGLCNILGGRLCRPQWVSGFISQSQQPTLVARLCVCPMATFSAIPVLCSPAVGWESLVFLPCVSSWWVSVFLDGVCGHSLAPTQPGNVALHFRTAVNAQSGVCTPVGGLLTGTLVLLSLAYLTSLFYYIPRAALAAVIISAVVPMFDAGIFRTLWRVKRLDLVPLCVTFLLCFWEVQYGIVAGVLVSGILLLYSIARPPIKVLEGNVLLMQPGSSLHFPAIEWLRDTVCSRALTASPPRSVILDCCHISSIDYTVVVGLAELLQELHKHGLSLAFCGLKDPVLQVLLSADLEGFQHFPSREEAERCGGAEPWGSRAEPFTSTTESSGLIQ; from the exons ATGGCCCCGACAGCGGCACCggcagcggcggcagcagcagcgggaGCAGCAAAGGGAGCGGCACCAGCACCGGCGTCGGCACTAGCGGGGCTCGGCCGCTCCTCCGGACGCCCCGGCTCCTCCTCAGCCCGGTCACATGAGGCAGGCCCGGCCGCTCAGATCCGGCCCGGGCGGAGCCGCAGCCCCTGCGGGCGGAGCGGGCAGGGCAGACACCGCCGCTCTgtcccgccccggccccgcgggggAGCCGCTCCCGTCCCACTGTCCCCCGTGCGGAGCTCCGGCCGCGCCATGCCGCGGAGCCGCTGCCCGTTCCCGGCGCTGCCGGTGCTCCGTTGGCTGCCCCGGTACCGCCGGGCCTGGCTGCCGCCGGACATGCTGGCCGGGCTGGCCGTGGCACTGACCGCCGTGCCACAGGCGCTCGCCTACGCCGAGCTGGCCGGGCTGCCGCTGCAG TATGGCCTCTATTCCTCCTTCATGGGCTGCTTCGTCTACTTCTTCCTGGGCACTGCCAAGGACGTGACTCTGGGACCCACGGCCATCATGTCACTGCTCGTGTCCTCATATGCGTTCCATGAGCCTGTCTATGCTGTCCTGCTCGCCTTCCTCTctggctgcatccagctggccATGGGGCTCCTGCAGCTTG GATTCCTTCTGGATTTCATTTCCTGCCCTGTCATTAAAGGGTTCACATCGGCTGCATCCATCACCATTAGCTTCAACCAGATCAAG AacatcctggggctgcagggcatcCCGCGGCAGTTCTTCCTGCAGGTGTACGAGACGCTGCGGCGGATCGGGGAGACCAG ggctggggatgctgtgctggggctgacCTGCCTGGCTGCGCTGACAGCGCTCCGGGCCATGAAGAGCCACCTGCCCCGAGCTGCCCCTGTGGAGCCACTGGCCACTAGGATCAGCTACCTGATCGTCTGGATCTCTGCCACAG cacgCAACGCCCTCGTTGTCCTGTTCGCTGGCCTGGTTGCTTACTCCTTCCAGGTGATGGGCTCACAGCCCCTCACACTCACCGGCAGCATCCCACGGGGCCTGCCTGCCTTCCGGCCCCCATGCTTCTCCGTGGCAACCCCCAATGGCACAGTCCCCTTCCAGGGCATGGTGCAG GATATGGGGGTTGGGCTGGCTGTGGTCCCACTCATGGGCCTGCTGGAGAGCATCGCCATTGCGAAGGCTTTTG CCTCACAGAATGGTTACAGGATTGACCCcaaccaggagctgctggctctgg GTGTTGCCAACATTCTCGGCTCCTTCGTCTCATCGTATCCCATCACAGGCAGCTTCGGCCGGTGGGTGGCAGCAGGGGGAGCAAATCCCAGCCCAGAGGACAGTCACTGGGGCTGTGTGGTGAGGGGGCTCTGCAACATCTTGGGTGGAAGATTGTGCAGACCCCAGTGGGTCTCTGGGTTTATATCCCAGTCCCAGCAGCCCACCTTGGTGGCCAGGCTGTGCGTGTGTCCCATGGCCACCTTCTCTGCCATCCCGGTGCTCTGCAGTcctgctgtgggctgggagtCACTCGTGTTTCTTCCTTGTGTTTCTTCCTGGTGGGTCAGTGTTTTCCTGGATGGGgtgtgtgggcacagcctggccccCACACAGCCTGGGAATGTTGCTCTGCATTTCAGGACAGCGGTGAATGCGCAGTCAGGAGTCTGCACCCCCGTGGGAGGGCTCCTCACAG GCACTCTGGTCCTGCTCTCACTGGCCTACCTCACCTCGCTCTTCTACTACATCCCCAGGGCGGCGCTGGCCGCCGTCATCATCTCAGCCGTGGTGCCCATGTTTGACGCTGGGATCTTCAGGACACTCTGGCGGGTTAAGA GGCTGGATCTTGTGCCCCTCTGTGTGACgttcctgctctgcttctgggAGGTCCAGTATGGAATTGTGGCTGGGGTGCTGGTCTCAGGGATTCTGCTGCTCTACTCCATTGCTAGGCCCCCAATAAAG GTGTTGGAGGGGAACGTGCTTCTCATGCAGCCAGGGAGCAGCCTGCACTTCCCAGCCATCGAGTGGCTCCGGGACACTGTGTGCAGCCGTGCTCTGACAG catctccaccaCGCTCTGTCATCCTGGACTGTTGCCACATCAGCAGCATTGATTACACAGTGGtggtggggctggcagagctgctgcaggagctgcacaagCACGGCCTCTCACTGGCCTTCTGTGGCCTGAAG GACCCTGTTCTCCAAGTCCTCCTGTCTGCAGACTTAGAAGGATTCCAGCATTTCCCCAGCCGGGAGGAAGCAG AGCGGTGTGGAGGAGCAGAGCcttggggcagcagagctgagcctttCACCAGCACCACAGAGAGCTCGGGGCTCATCCAGTGA
- the SLC26A11 gene encoding sodium-independent sulfate anion transporter isoform X4 has translation MAPTAAPAAAAAAAGAAKGAAPAPASALAGLGRSSGRPGSSSARSHEAGPAAQIRPGRSRSPCGRSGQGRHRRSVPPRPRGGAAPVPLSPVRSSGRAMPRSRCPFPALPVLRWLPRYRRAWLPPDMLAGLAVALTAVPQALAYAELAGLPLQYGLYSSFMGCFVYFFLGTAKDVTLGPTAIMSLLVSSYAFHEPVYAVLLAFLSGCIQLAMGLLQLGFLLDFISCPVIKGFTSAASITISFNQIKNILGLQGIPRQFFLQVYETLRRIGETRAGDAVLGLTCLAALTALRAMKSHLPRAAPVEPLATRISYLIVWISATARNALVVLFAGLVAYSFQVMGSQPLTLTGSIPRGLPAFRPPCFSVATPNGTVPFQGMVQDMGVGLAVVPLMGLLESIAIAKAFASQNGYRIDPNQELLALGVANILGSFVSSYPITGSFGRTAVNAQSGVCTPVGGLLTGTLVLLSLAYLTSLFYYIPRAALAAVIISAVVPMFDAGIFRTLWRVKRLDLVPLCVTFLLCFWEVQYGIVAGVLVSGILLLYSIARPPIKVLEGNVLLMQPGSSLHFPAIEWLRDTVCSRALTASPPRSVILDCCHISSIDYTVVVGLAELLQELHKHGLSLAFCGLKDPVLQVLLSADLEGFQHFPSREEAERCGGAEPWGSRAEPFTSTTESSGLIQ, from the exons ATGGCCCCGACAGCGGCACCggcagcggcggcagcagcagcgggaGCAGCAAAGGGAGCGGCACCAGCACCGGCGTCGGCACTAGCGGGGCTCGGCCGCTCCTCCGGACGCCCCGGCTCCTCCTCAGCCCGGTCACATGAGGCAGGCCCGGCCGCTCAGATCCGGCCCGGGCGGAGCCGCAGCCCCTGCGGGCGGAGCGGGCAGGGCAGACACCGCCGCTCTgtcccgccccggccccgcgggggAGCCGCTCCCGTCCCACTGTCCCCCGTGCGGAGCTCCGGCCGCGCCATGCCGCGGAGCCGCTGCCCGTTCCCGGCGCTGCCGGTGCTCCGTTGGCTGCCCCGGTACCGCCGGGCCTGGCTGCCGCCGGACATGCTGGCCGGGCTGGCCGTGGCACTGACCGCCGTGCCACAGGCGCTCGCCTACGCCGAGCTGGCCGGGCTGCCGCTGCAG TATGGCCTCTATTCCTCCTTCATGGGCTGCTTCGTCTACTTCTTCCTGGGCACTGCCAAGGACGTGACTCTGGGACCCACGGCCATCATGTCACTGCTCGTGTCCTCATATGCGTTCCATGAGCCTGTCTATGCTGTCCTGCTCGCCTTCCTCTctggctgcatccagctggccATGGGGCTCCTGCAGCTTG GATTCCTTCTGGATTTCATTTCCTGCCCTGTCATTAAAGGGTTCACATCGGCTGCATCCATCACCATTAGCTTCAACCAGATCAAG AacatcctggggctgcagggcatcCCGCGGCAGTTCTTCCTGCAGGTGTACGAGACGCTGCGGCGGATCGGGGAGACCAG ggctggggatgctgtgctggggctgacCTGCCTGGCTGCGCTGACAGCGCTCCGGGCCATGAAGAGCCACCTGCCCCGAGCTGCCCCTGTGGAGCCACTGGCCACTAGGATCAGCTACCTGATCGTCTGGATCTCTGCCACAG cacgCAACGCCCTCGTTGTCCTGTTCGCTGGCCTGGTTGCTTACTCCTTCCAGGTGATGGGCTCACAGCCCCTCACACTCACCGGCAGCATCCCACGGGGCCTGCCTGCCTTCCGGCCCCCATGCTTCTCCGTGGCAACCCCCAATGGCACAGTCCCCTTCCAGGGCATGGTGCAG GATATGGGGGTTGGGCTGGCTGTGGTCCCACTCATGGGCCTGCTGGAGAGCATCGCCATTGCGAAGGCTTTTG CCTCACAGAATGGTTACAGGATTGACCCcaaccaggagctgctggctctgg GTGTTGCCAACATTCTCGGCTCCTTCGTCTCATCGTATCCCATCACAGGCAGCTTCGGCCG GACAGCGGTGAATGCGCAGTCAGGAGTCTGCACCCCCGTGGGAGGGCTCCTCACAG GCACTCTGGTCCTGCTCTCACTGGCCTACCTCACCTCGCTCTTCTACTACATCCCCAGGGCGGCGCTGGCCGCCGTCATCATCTCAGCCGTGGTGCCCATGTTTGACGCTGGGATCTTCAGGACACTCTGGCGGGTTAAGA GGCTGGATCTTGTGCCCCTCTGTGTGACgttcctgctctgcttctgggAGGTCCAGTATGGAATTGTGGCTGGGGTGCTGGTCTCAGGGATTCTGCTGCTCTACTCCATTGCTAGGCCCCCAATAAAG GTGTTGGAGGGGAACGTGCTTCTCATGCAGCCAGGGAGCAGCCTGCACTTCCCAGCCATCGAGTGGCTCCGGGACACTGTGTGCAGCCGTGCTCTGACAG catctccaccaCGCTCTGTCATCCTGGACTGTTGCCACATCAGCAGCATTGATTACACAGTGGtggtggggctggcagagctgctgcaggagctgcacaagCACGGCCTCTCACTGGCCTTCTGTGGCCTGAAG GACCCTGTTCTCCAAGTCCTCCTGTCTGCAGACTTAGAAGGATTCCAGCATTTCCCCAGCCGGGAGGAAGCAG AGCGGTGTGGAGGAGCAGAGCcttggggcagcagagctgagcctttCACCAGCACCACAGAGAGCTCGGGGCTCATCCAGTGA
- the SLC26A11 gene encoding sodium-independent sulfate anion transporter isoform X3, with translation MAPTAAPAAAAAAAGAAKGAAPAPASALAGLGRSSGRPGSSSARSHEAGPAAQIRPGRSRSPCGRSGQGRHRRSVPPRPRGGAAPVPLSPVRSSGRAMPRSRCPFPALPVLRWLPRYRRAWLPPDMLAGLAVALTAVPQALAYAELAGLPLQYGLYSSFMGCFVYFFLGTAKDVTLGPTAIMSLLVSSYAFHEPVYAVLLAFLSGCIQLAMGLLQLGFLLDFISCPVIKGFTSAASITISFNQIKNILGLQGIPRQFFLQVYETLRRIGETRAGDAVLGLTCLAALTALRAMKSHLPRAAPVEPLATRISYLIVWISATARNALVVLFAGLVAYSFQVMGSQPLTLTGSIPRGLPAFRPPCFSVATPNGTVPFQGMVQDMGVGLAVVPLMGLLESIAIAKAFASQNGYRIDPNQELLALGVANILGSFVSSYPITGSFGRTAVNAQSGVCTPVGGLLTGTLVLLSLAYLTSLFYYIPRAALAAVIISAVVPMFDAGIFRTLWRVKRLDLVPLCVTFLLCFWEVQYGIVAGVLVSGILLLYSIARPPIKVLEGNVLLMQPGSSLHFPAIEWLRDTVCSRALTAASPPRSVILDCCHISSIDYTVVVGLAELLQELHKHGLSLAFCGLKDPVLQVLLSADLEGFQHFPSREEAERCGGAEPWGSRAEPFTSTTESSGLIQ, from the exons ATGGCCCCGACAGCGGCACCggcagcggcggcagcagcagcgggaGCAGCAAAGGGAGCGGCACCAGCACCGGCGTCGGCACTAGCGGGGCTCGGCCGCTCCTCCGGACGCCCCGGCTCCTCCTCAGCCCGGTCACATGAGGCAGGCCCGGCCGCTCAGATCCGGCCCGGGCGGAGCCGCAGCCCCTGCGGGCGGAGCGGGCAGGGCAGACACCGCCGCTCTgtcccgccccggccccgcgggggAGCCGCTCCCGTCCCACTGTCCCCCGTGCGGAGCTCCGGCCGCGCCATGCCGCGGAGCCGCTGCCCGTTCCCGGCGCTGCCGGTGCTCCGTTGGCTGCCCCGGTACCGCCGGGCCTGGCTGCCGCCGGACATGCTGGCCGGGCTGGCCGTGGCACTGACCGCCGTGCCACAGGCGCTCGCCTACGCCGAGCTGGCCGGGCTGCCGCTGCAG TATGGCCTCTATTCCTCCTTCATGGGCTGCTTCGTCTACTTCTTCCTGGGCACTGCCAAGGACGTGACTCTGGGACCCACGGCCATCATGTCACTGCTCGTGTCCTCATATGCGTTCCATGAGCCTGTCTATGCTGTCCTGCTCGCCTTCCTCTctggctgcatccagctggccATGGGGCTCCTGCAGCTTG GATTCCTTCTGGATTTCATTTCCTGCCCTGTCATTAAAGGGTTCACATCGGCTGCATCCATCACCATTAGCTTCAACCAGATCAAG AacatcctggggctgcagggcatcCCGCGGCAGTTCTTCCTGCAGGTGTACGAGACGCTGCGGCGGATCGGGGAGACCAG ggctggggatgctgtgctggggctgacCTGCCTGGCTGCGCTGACAGCGCTCCGGGCCATGAAGAGCCACCTGCCCCGAGCTGCCCCTGTGGAGCCACTGGCCACTAGGATCAGCTACCTGATCGTCTGGATCTCTGCCACAG cacgCAACGCCCTCGTTGTCCTGTTCGCTGGCCTGGTTGCTTACTCCTTCCAGGTGATGGGCTCACAGCCCCTCACACTCACCGGCAGCATCCCACGGGGCCTGCCTGCCTTCCGGCCCCCATGCTTCTCCGTGGCAACCCCCAATGGCACAGTCCCCTTCCAGGGCATGGTGCAG GATATGGGGGTTGGGCTGGCTGTGGTCCCACTCATGGGCCTGCTGGAGAGCATCGCCATTGCGAAGGCTTTTG CCTCACAGAATGGTTACAGGATTGACCCcaaccaggagctgctggctctgg GTGTTGCCAACATTCTCGGCTCCTTCGTCTCATCGTATCCCATCACAGGCAGCTTCGGCCG GACAGCGGTGAATGCGCAGTCAGGAGTCTGCACCCCCGTGGGAGGGCTCCTCACAG GCACTCTGGTCCTGCTCTCACTGGCCTACCTCACCTCGCTCTTCTACTACATCCCCAGGGCGGCGCTGGCCGCCGTCATCATCTCAGCCGTGGTGCCCATGTTTGACGCTGGGATCTTCAGGACACTCTGGCGGGTTAAGA GGCTGGATCTTGTGCCCCTCTGTGTGACgttcctgctctgcttctgggAGGTCCAGTATGGAATTGTGGCTGGGGTGCTGGTCTCAGGGATTCTGCTGCTCTACTCCATTGCTAGGCCCCCAATAAAG GTGTTGGAGGGGAACGTGCTTCTCATGCAGCCAGGGAGCAGCCTGCACTTCCCAGCCATCGAGTGGCTCCGGGACACTGTGTGCAGCCGTGCTCTGACAG cagcatctccaccaCGCTCTGTCATCCTGGACTGTTGCCACATCAGCAGCATTGATTACACAGTGGtggtggggctggcagagctgctgcaggagctgcacaagCACGGCCTCTCACTGGCCTTCTGTGGCCTGAAG GACCCTGTTCTCCAAGTCCTCCTGTCTGCAGACTTAGAAGGATTCCAGCATTTCCCCAGCCGGGAGGAAGCAG AGCGGTGTGGAGGAGCAGAGCcttggggcagcagagctgagcctttCACCAGCACCACAGAGAGCTCGGGGCTCATCCAGTGA